The Brevibacillus brevis genome contains a region encoding:
- a CDS encoding cysteine desulfurase-like protein, whose protein sequence is MSTTLNTELVRIQPWADHDLPLLRLLNAPAMMEHVGGPETEEQLLARHERYVNKDGQQSSKMFSIVLLPDHIPVGSIGYWDRIWQGEHVYEVGWSVLPPFQGKGIASAALASLITRINQERRHKFIHAYPSVDNPASNAICRKLGFTLQSECVFEYPPGSFMRSNDWRLEVASEHYPIEKVREQFPALQRTYEGKPVVYLDGPGGSQVVKSSMDAIYRYMANGGANLHGSFPTSKETEAILADAKQAVADLFHVRPQEVAFGANMTTLTFAIARALGRHWKEGDEIIVSEMDHRANVDPWLTVAADRGMTVRWLKVNKETLTLQLDELDTLLTSRTRLVAVGLASNAVGTIHDLAAISQKARAKGVIFAVDAVHAVPHFSIHRDEIGADILLCSAYKFFGPHVGIAVIRKEIFEALDVYKLVPAPSSYPDKLETGTQNHEGIAGIRPAIEFVASLGFGDSFAEKIRSGYEMIEAYENHLAEKLRKELSAMKGVTLYQAGEDVPKTPTIAFRIEGFSPREICERLCEEHSIFVADGDFYATTLANCLGINESGGWIRAGLAPYNTHEEIDRFIQGIKAIIRT, encoded by the coding sequence ATGTCCACAACGCTTAACACTGAGCTTGTTCGTATTCAGCCCTGGGCAGATCACGATCTTCCCTTGCTGCGTCTTTTGAATGCGCCTGCCATGATGGAGCATGTTGGAGGTCCAGAGACAGAGGAGCAACTCCTCGCCCGGCACGAGCGATACGTCAATAAGGACGGTCAGCAATCCAGCAAGATGTTCAGCATCGTACTGCTGCCAGATCACATCCCTGTCGGAAGCATCGGCTATTGGGACCGCATCTGGCAAGGAGAACACGTATACGAAGTAGGCTGGAGCGTCCTGCCACCCTTTCAAGGGAAAGGAATCGCCTCTGCGGCTTTAGCCTCACTCATCACACGCATCAACCAAGAACGAAGACACAAGTTTATTCATGCCTATCCCTCTGTAGACAACCCTGCCTCCAATGCCATTTGCCGTAAGCTCGGTTTCACTCTGCAGTCTGAATGCGTCTTTGAATACCCTCCCGGAAGTTTTATGCGTTCCAATGATTGGCGATTAGAAGTTGCATCGGAACATTACCCCATTGAAAAAGTCCGTGAGCAATTCCCCGCACTACAACGAACCTACGAAGGCAAACCAGTTGTTTATCTGGATGGCCCAGGCGGCTCGCAAGTCGTAAAATCCTCTATGGACGCGATCTATCGTTATATGGCGAACGGTGGAGCGAATTTACACGGCTCCTTTCCAACGAGCAAGGAGACAGAAGCCATCCTTGCAGATGCCAAGCAAGCCGTAGCAGACCTCTTCCACGTGAGGCCGCAGGAGGTAGCCTTCGGTGCAAATATGACCACGCTGACCTTTGCGATTGCGCGTGCACTAGGTCGGCATTGGAAAGAAGGGGATGAGATCATCGTCTCCGAGATGGATCACCGCGCCAATGTAGACCCGTGGCTGACTGTTGCCGCTGATCGCGGAATGACCGTTCGGTGGTTAAAGGTGAATAAAGAGACACTTACGTTACAGCTAGATGAGCTCGATACCCTCCTTACTTCCAGAACCAGACTTGTGGCAGTCGGGCTTGCATCCAATGCTGTCGGAACGATCCATGATCTCGCTGCCATTTCCCAAAAAGCACGTGCCAAAGGAGTCATTTTCGCCGTCGACGCCGTGCATGCGGTCCCTCACTTCTCCATCCATCGTGACGAGATTGGAGCCGATATCCTGCTCTGTTCAGCCTACAAGTTTTTTGGTCCTCATGTGGGAATCGCTGTCATCCGCAAAGAAATTTTTGAAGCACTCGATGTTTACAAATTGGTTCCTGCCCCCTCTTCTTATCCAGATAAACTGGAGACCGGAACACAAAATCATGAAGGAATCGCAGGAATCAGACCCGCTATCGAATTTGTTGCTTCGCTCGGTTTCGGTGATAGCTTTGCTGAAAAAATCCGCTCTGGTTACGAGATGATCGAAGCCTATGAAAATCATCTGGCAGAAAAGCTGAGAAAAGAACTAAGCGCAATGAAGGGCGTCACACTCTATCAAGCGGGTGAAGATGTACCGAAAACACCGACGATCGCTTTTCGGATCGAAGGGTTTAGTCCCCGAGAAATATGTGAGCGATTGTGCGAGGAGCATAGCATATTCGTTGCGGACGGGG